In Acanthopagrus latus isolate v.2019 chromosome 6, fAcaLat1.1, whole genome shotgun sequence, the genomic window CTTATCAGCCAACTTCAGATCAGGAGTTAACGTTATCAGACGGTAACAACGCTGTCAAATTCCtgaccacagtttgagtcaaCAAGAAATATTTCCAGCAATCTTTGTGTCGTCaaatttggatgtttttttaaggggACCTGGGGACATATCGACAAAACCGGTATTTTCACCCAAACCACGATGTGTTTCTAACcttaatcaagtgttttttgtgcctaaacctaaccggagCATACGCACTGTGTGGCTTGTAGTAGAACAGGTGGACCCAAAAGTTGACGCCAAATAATATATAGTAAATTTGAAAGGTGGATTTGTTAATCAAAAAGAATATCATGAAAGCTTCTAATACATtccagagacactgagagaaaacaaatgccAATAATCTGGTACTGTGCAGAGCAAGTGCTGGTTACAGCCAACGCGCTGCAGGTGTGTGGACCGGCACAGCTCTGGCCATCAGAAAAGCCACGCCCAGCCTCGCCAagcacctctgaaacacaaaggACATGAACAACCCACAAAGTGTCACAAAGACCAAATCATAACCAGCCCAACATTTTGaccagagagaaataaaaaaaactcaacctaaacaaacgtaaagttgcaacataaagaaacgttcAGTTAAAGTTATATGTGGTTTTTCAGAAACGTACTTCGCTGTCCATTGTCCTGACTCCACTTTCTTTTCCAATAACTCTGCTCAGGTACAGCACCATAGTGACCCAGGGGAGGGCTTATGTGGCGGTTTGTCTGTGTTGGATCCTCGCCTTCCTCACTGGATTGGTTCCAATGATTGGCTGGAATAACCTCGATGCTCAGAGAAACCTCAGTGTGTCCAGCGACATTGTCTGTGAATTCACCACAGTCATGAGGATGGACTACATGGTCTACTTCAATTTCTTCGGCTGGGTGGTGGTACCACTCTCCATAATGATTGCTCTGTATGCCGAGATCTTTAGGGTGATCCGGCGACAGCTCAACCGGCGCGCTGAAGCAACTTGTGATAGAGAACGGTACTTCCGGAAGGAGCTGAAGCTGGCCAAATCGCTGGCCTTGGTGCTCTTCCTCTTCGTTGTGTGCTGGCTGCCGATACACATCATGAACTGCATCATTTTCTTCTGCCCGGAGTGTCACGTACCCAAGTTTGCCATGTACATCGGCATTTTCATGTCCCACGTGAACTCAGCACTCAACCCATTGGTTTATGCATTCAGGATTAAACGGTTCCGCATCACGTTGATCCAGATCACTCGCCGCTGCATGTTATGTAAACCCGCAGAGCCCACTCCGTGTCCAGGCAGCACGCCGGCCCTGACGGAGAAAGTGGACATGtaagaggagctgcagcacatcTGTTTACATGGTTTACAGTGAGAAGGTGCAGCAATGACAATTATGGGACTATGTGATATTTGGAATATCAACTTTAACATGCACAACTAAAGCACTTCATCGAGTCCTGGGACATGTTCATTTCTGACCCATTCATATTTCCTCTTAGTTTTTAAGAATTTGAGCCTGCAATCAGAGCAAAATGATGCCCCCATCATTACTATTCTGTTTTGACTAAATGCTTCTTTAATCAATTCATATTGAATTATGATTTATATGTCAACATAATAAGTGATACAACAAACATTTCATGTTCAAAGAGCTTGTTGGTAAATTCACCAGAATAAATACTGATATCTTCCTcatttaatgtgtaaatgtcacatttattatttgacatttacacCCATCTAAGTGCACTTTAAAAGCACTGAGTGGTGAGCTTTCACAACTCACCTGTTTGCTTACAGTAAAAAAGGATCCTGATGATATTTTCCTGATTGGTGAGGGTTGCTTTGGGCTGGTGAGAAtgctgtcaactgatcactTGTGTGGACTTAGCAACCACACCAGGACCGTGTGATAAGGTAGGTCTGGGCCCGCTTCATACTGGACTCCAGTAAGGAGTGTCTGTGGTGTGAAAGCAATCTGATAACAGACACGTGACTTCAACATGATTTCATAAGCtacattaaaaagaaatccatcTTCTGATCATGCAATGTTCAGGAAGCAATTAAATGATCAAAAGCTTTCAAAATGATTGTGCTTTATCCAACTCTGGCAACTTCGCCAGTAAATGACATCCATTAAAAGGTTTACGACAGCAATCCCACAATTAATAAGCCCCGAACCATTACTGTACAAGATGCCTCTTTTCTGTCCTGCCTCTTCCCGCATTAAAAGTCTTGTGGAGAGTTATTTTCTGATGCGGGTCATGATGACGCACTAATGATGCAGGATGACAGTTATCCAAACTCCCAAATCAACAAGTTATCTGTCAGCCTGTAAGACCTGATGTTGAGTCCTCTTGATCTGTTTGTAAAAAGTCAGTATGAACAAGACTGAACCAGAACGGACCAAAAAGTGTGATGTTcgtgttcaccatcttagttaaGCATGTTGGCATACTAACATTAAAGAAATAGTGCTAAAGTTAGTCTTGCGCAGTAATGGGCAGTAATGGGTAAATTAAATGTTGACCTCTTGGTGGCAATGaatgaaaagtcagaggatcaacGAAGATAATAAAATTTATCATGAGAGGACATGAAAGTCTGTATGAAACTCCATGACAACCCATCTAATGTTGATATATTATTAAGTGATCCGATATCAGTATCATCTTCTTGGGGTCCCAAAAGTCATTAAGATTCATCCTTGTGGCTCCATAAATGTCTGTTCAAAATTTGAATGCAATCCGTCACACAGTTACTGAGATATTCTAACCTGAACATCAGACAGACCGATATCGTCGTACTGAGCCATGCTGCCAGAATGGCTACAAATGAGATTAGATTGAGTGCAAAGAATTAATGCGATCAAATGCAAATGCTTACCATGGGTCTTTGAGTGGTCATGTGAACAAAAGCAGAGGAGCCTGTCACGGGGGGATTTATTGAGTGGGATCAATAGAGAGTACCAAGTGTTCTGAAATTTTATGTTACACGGAAAACCATCCAATATAAGGAGAAGTGGAAAGACCCTCCCTGGAATACAAATTAACAACGAAGTCACTAAAGTCTGGCAACATCAAAGCAGTCCAGCCATTAGTCTTATCAGGGGATGCAGGCACCTCTTCAGCTAATTCAGCTAGTTTAAGCCATATTTCAATGGCAGTGACAGAGTGTTGAAAAGGCTCTGAAGCATTTGAGTAAATTACCCACAGAGCATTATGCTGAAGTGATTTATTCAAACTCTAAAACTAAATCTCCCGCTAAAGCTGTCTCAGTTCTGCTTTGTCATCAGTTTGACTACTGCCTGGTTTCAGTTCATGTCACGCTCCTTAATACATAACAAAAAGGTACGATGTGGCTTAAAATAATgcaggtttaaatgtttttgccaCTTGATATGTGGGAGATGTTTAATTTTCTGGGATTGATCACCTGTCGTGTATGCCGTGACCACCTGAGACTTGTGTGGTGGAGTAGTTTCACGTGAGCACATGAAGCCATCACCCGCCACCTCTCTatctgtccctccctccctcacaaaCATATCAATATGCATATTACCATCTGTCACCTTCATCCCTGTTGAGGGATTTGAAACTGCTGAGTGTGGTCTAATCCCCAGCCTCCCCGTCTTAGTGAGGTAGGTGCTGCGTAACCAGCCTGGCATTTACCGCCTTCGCACCACACACTCCTGTGTGGCTGGCAGCCTACTGGATGCTGAAGGAGCGCAAGCATGGTGTCGGtgtgaagataaaaaaaaaaagccaagatTCTCCTTTTCCTGTGTGCATCTTATCTTCTCCCTAAATCTTCTTTGAGGTAAGACCCTTGAGCTGCAAGGAAGATTTGTGAAGAATTGCTATCTGTGCTTCTTGTAATTTTGATCACTTTATCATCAGATTATTGAATAAAACTTTCATTTGCAGCATCAAACCACTATAAAATGGCTGACACAGATGAAGCGGAGAACGGCCAAGACCTGGAGGCTCCAGAGGAAGAGCTGGATGAGGCCATGATACAACTTGGCAGTTACGCTGAAGCCCGGCGTGCTCTACCGATGGATCAGTGGACCTTCAAAGAAAAGGCAAACTTTTATCTCGACCGCCTCTTCCTCGGCttcctgtttattattttcctaGTTTTAATTGGGGAATGTGTCTATAAAGTTTGGTATGTGACAAACCTGAGGAAGATTGCAGAGTTCGTGTCAGATTCGGTGGTCTTTCTGTTCGACTGGCTcttcacacaggagagaaaggaggaacTGCTTGAATTGTAGCCTGCTAACAGACCACTTCAttgtattattcttttttaaatgttttttcaacgATGTTGTAAGCACATGTGATATAAAAACAACCTAGTAAAAGAATCAATCAATATAGAACATCTACTAACAACTAGAGCTGCAGTCATGTATCAATGATTCCGGAGCTTTCCTTTTGATGGTGATTCAATGCCAATAAATAATGCACACTATTAACGGATTCCTTGTTCTGTCTTAACCCATCACACACAAGAATCATAAATTGCATAGAACTTTATCAGTTATTTTCTCTACTAGTTTCCTACTAGTTTACCACTAGTACTGTGCAGTTTTGAAGTAGAGCATGTTAAACTCTTTCTCCATTATTTACcatttactttaaatgtaaagcTCTTACATACAGATTATATAATCATTTTATAAATCATGCACTTTCATAAATGTACCCACAAAATTGTCAAATTATATCCATTCTGAACAGCTACATGATTAAAATGCGTGTTAATTGTAAAACAAATTATTCTGTTGCACAGTGATATACTCTAATGTTGATGCTAAGGTACATTTAACTTGTTTCTACCTCAGGAAACCTATGAAAGAACGATTTGTACTTGTAGAGAAGTAGCCTATCTTACAGTAAGGTCTTGCTACTTTTACTTATATGAAAGATAACAATACCTCTGCCACTGTTTCACATATTTGAAAGACTCAAATATCCTGATTGTACTGTCGATATCAAGGAATTATAACATCAACTGTGGACTTACTGCAGATATTATTATTTAACAAGCCTCCAGGTTGCCGGGTTTAATGCAGTTTATTTTCCCATTACATGTACTGTTTATCAACAAATACAGAGTAGGGCCACATATTCAGTGGgatttttaatcacaaaagaacaaaaggtAATTGGGGAGGAAGGGGAattaaaagacaggaaaaactATTCTGGCTCTCATCTTTTTCATTGCAGATGTATATGACATCACTTCTAACTAAATAAggaaaaaagtaatttaaaaaaggaaaatacatgttttttttaatgtaaaaaggTGTTCAGAAAGCTGTAATTAGATACTGAATACCCTAAGTTGTGGTAAACTGTGGGACAAATGTGACAGATTTCTTTCAGTCATGATGACGTATGTGCTGTCACCCCGAATGGACCAATGACATCGACGCATTCGAGTCTTGTACAACTTCCGGTaacgcctcctcctctcttccgGATTTCTTAGCGTGACCGACGTTTCGTGTCTGTTTAGACTTAAAGTAAGTCAAAATGAGACTAATTCAAAGTGTGCGTCTATTAGTTCACGTGTAACTGTGTTCTCAATATGATACACTGTAGTATAATACTCGAAGGTTTCTTTTAAATAGTGAAAAGGAGCAGCTTTTTTCGGAGATAAAAGTCGCTGGCAGAAATGGAGGACAGTGATGGGAAAACACTGGGCGCCATGCTGCCTCTGGTAGCTTAGTCGTGTGCATTACGGTTGAACAGCTAATCACTGCCGGATAAATATTTTGTCCAGttcaaaacagataaaatacaaACTCTGAACACCGACATTTGATTGTTGTCTTCGTTTATCTGTGATTGAAGTCAAAGTATCGTTTCATTATACGGAGAGctaaagctaacgttagcttagctaacGTCAAACTGGGCTCCTCCCAAGCTGATGTACTCCGTCATTGTAAGATAACTCGGAATACTGGAGTCACTACTGTTTTCTGTGCCTATGTTCTATATATTGGTTGTCAACTTC contains:
- the LOC119020554 gene encoding adenosine receptor A1 — translated: MSSSPGIKPPEHVDMMYISIETAIAVASVLGNVLVVLVVCVNRALRNTTFSFIVSLAVADIAVGVLVIPLAIIISLGFSTQFYTCLFLSCLLLIITQSSILSLLAIAIDRYLRVKIPTRYSTIVTQGRAYVAVCLCWILAFLTGLVPMIGWNNLDAQRNLSVSSDIVCEFTTVMRMDYMVYFNFFGWVVVPLSIMIALYAEIFRVIRRQLNRRAEATCDRERYFRKELKLAKSLALVLFLFVVCWLPIHIMNCIIFFCPECHVPKFAMYIGIFMSHVNSALNPLVYAFRIKRFRITLIQITRRCMLCKPAEPTPCPGSTPALTEKVDM